The DNA segment TGTGACTGAATTTGAACAGTCCATCCTTATCCAAAACTAGGGGTGTCAGCTAAGGAGCAACCCAGAGCCACAGGTTCCGCACCCCCACGACCACACTCACTGTGTTTTTTAAAGTACTCCCTGCTCTTTCAGCCCTAACGTGCTTCAGGCTAGGACCTCAGAGGACAAGCCGAAAGCCACTGAGTCTGTGCAGGCCAGAATGTGATTGGACACATTGTAATTACGTTGAGTGTCCAGAAGACAAGCCTTCCGGGTCAAGAGTCACAGCTGTACCTGTGGCTCCAGACAGTGAGGACGTGGCTATAAAGCTTCGGAATTCGGGTCTGATTGAAAGATTCCCCACAAGAGACTCGCCAGCGCTGCAGCCAGTGTTTCAACAGGATGCTGAGTCTAGGAGCTGATGAGCAACAGGAACAACAGCATGGTCAGTAAAATGGTTCTGATTGGACTAGGGCAAAATCCGGGGAGCAAATCTGTTGGAAAGGCCAGTGACCATGCACTTCGATTACCCAGCTCTGCCCGTGGCCCCTCTCCAGGCTTTCCAATGATCCATGGCCAAGATGCTCAGatctttatctttgtgtttttctctctagcAGGTGAGAATGCAGTGGtcctgaaggctggagagaaaggaggcaagagAGGGCTTGTACAGAGCGAGCTTGATCAGGGTGAGCTTGATCAGGGCGAACTTGCTCCAAGCACGCCTGCTCAAGAAGAGCTTGCTCAGTCCGGTCTTGTTCAGGAAGCCACAGGAGtggtagaggagggagaaaacaaagaagaaatggaaggagcaCATGCTGGCGATGGTAGTTCTGGCCCCATGGACAAGGGGATCCAGGCAGAAGGTGGCCATGGCAGCAGTGTTCAACAGCAGCCTCAGCAAGAGGCGGCAATGCCTGAGGGCACCAAGAGTCTCCAGGCTGGGGAGAGGCTGTCTTTCCAGAGCCACACCAGATTCACCAAGTCTCAGCTGCAGGTACCGGACCGTCTTTTCAAAGAGACTTGCTACCCCAGCTTTCAAGTAAGGTAAGCAGAATGCCCTGCTAGGCACCTGGTTTTCAGGCAGTGCATCCAGGCTGTCCTTTAGTGCTCCCTGAACCCCTGATTTTCTCTAGAAACAAAGCAAGCATGTCTGGACCCTCCAGCAGAAATTGGATTCTGGAGTAAGGCATGTGCCATAGTCCAACTGAAAAGATTGTGTTTTGTTGCCTGTTAAAGTGGCGTATGAGTTGTAAATTAAGACAGTGCTTGTTCTAAATGAGTCTCTGTAAGAATGAGTGAGGActgtcagctgccaccatgataagaagcatgtgaagacaccagtaagccacgagccacatggcaaggtttTTAGATTACAGGagttgtctttgaagaaagaatggCTCCTTTTTTTCCCTGGCTCCTGTAAAGCCTTCAGGGAAAGCACCAGAGCTGGCTCTGCACCATGGGACTCACAACCATCAGAGAAGTTGTTTCTCATGATCCGCCGCCACAAGACCACCATCTTCACAGAAGCCAAGGAGTCAAGTACCGTGTTCCAGCTAAAGCATGTTGTCCAAGGCATCCTCCAGcggcctccagaagagcagtggCTGTACAAGGATGACCAGCTCCTTGATGACAGAAAAACTCTGGGCGACTGTGGGTTCACTAGCCAGACAGCTTGGATACAGGCCCCAGCCACAGTGGGCCTGGCCTTCCGAGCAGATGATGCCTTTGAAGCCCTGCACATTGAGCCCTTCTCCAGCTCTGTGGAGCTTCCAGATGTGATGAAGCCAtaggattctggaggcagagccaatgAACAAGCTGTGCAGTGAGGGCCCCAGGCCTAGAGACCGATTCCCTCAATGAAGACGATTtggctgtcaaaaaaaaaaaaggttacttaaattacaaaatatttaatagatGGCTACATCGTTAGATTAGCAACATTCAATAACACactataacattaaaaaaaataacaaattgtaTCCTGTCTTTATTACTaaaacttcaatttttaatttttatttttgtacaacATAACAAACTTAAAATAACAATGTAAACAGAATTAGGatggattaaaaatataaaaataaattaaattgaaaagatttttaaaatatttctactaaATGATACTAAggcacaaaaatacaaatttaattatATACTTCTCAAATTACCTTAAATGCCataggaaattaaaatattttaaaaaaagaatgagtgagAAGCCTTAGGTGTGGCTGGAAAAATGCAGGAGGGATTCCAGCTCAGATTAAAATTTGGCTAACACTTTTCATCATGGAGGCTCTCTTAATGAAGGTTTACATGTTAAGTACATAGACGACATACTTGTGTTTGGAGGATTACCCTTAATTTTGGTCCCTAAAAGAAACCTGTTACTAAAGTAAGTCTCAAAGTATGTGTgaagaatagtgtgtgtgtgtgtgtgtgtgtgtgtgtgtgtgtgtgtgtgtgtacacctgtgcgCACACACAAGTGTGGACACAAACATTTAAGCAAACAGGACATGTCCTTATACAGTTTATTTCCACCAAAAAGCCTAAATGTTGGAATCTTTTTACTTCAGGAAGGATCTTGCAAGATGGATGGATGTGTCAGAGGCAGATGTGCTGGTCAgtattctaaaaataatattatttggtGAGGGCTCCACGTCTTGTGACGTTGTCTAGAGGATAATTATAGCAGAAGAGTGGGACCCTGAAGTTGTATCCCAAGGACGCCAGATAAGTCCACAGCCGGGCTAGGCTCAAGATGATGAAAGacctccattttctcaggtaGGAAATGCAAACCTGGATACCTGAAAACATAAGTTGCCAAGGTGCTTTGTCTGACCCTCGGTGAACATAGTGTGTTCTCCATGACCTTCTGAAGGCTGTGCAGCTGCATGCCTCACTTAAGTGAAGAGACCATGTTCTTGCCCACCTTCAACTATTTCACTCTGCGTGTCTCAGAAAAACTTTTCTCAGACTTCTTTTGTTCTAGtctgtaaatgtcacatgcctgtcTTAGTTCTCAATCAATACTGGGACCAGGAACCTCAAACGTCCCAGTGCCCTTTTACCAGTCTTTTGTTGGTTATGAATGTGAACTGTGTTCACCATTACAATCAGCCCTGGCTTTTCCAGACCACGTGCCCATAAGGGAAAAGGCCTATAGACTGTATGCTTGGAGGCTAGGGAGGAAACATAGAGCAGGAAGAAGTGCCCTTTGACTCATAAAATGTGCATTCTGGGTACTCACAAAAGGCTATCACCATGGAGCATTTCACAGACAGCTTTGAGCCTTGAATAGTTCTCCGGGGTTTTTGATACTTTTCAACACACAGCAGGGACCAGGAACAACCCACCAGCTAGATCTGCATTCTCTCCTgaacaaatgcattaaaaatatcaattgaTGCAGAGAAGGGGCAATATTCTACGTCTGTCCCATAGCTGAAGgactgtgtgtggtggtacatgtcatAAGGTGCTTCATGAGGGTGTTTTGAATGTTTCAATGAGAATGAAACCTGTTGATTCCAACATTCTGAACAATCAGTACACACTTGAGGTAAGTCTTCAGTCTTTCTTGGGGTTAGATAGATAAACAGTTTCTGGGCAATCAGAAATGTGGTGCTTTTCTAGGGGAGTAGCTCTGTCTTGGAGCACATACCTAGCACACACTGGCCCAGGGATGGAAtccatatatgttttaaaatgttagtaaaattgAGCCAGTATACATGGTTACAGCATGTGTTCTTCAGTGGTGGTACAGTTCAGTGTACTAAAGCAACCCTTTCTTCTGCTTGTAGGATTGGTTTGGGACTAGGAGAGGCAGTTTCAGAAGAAGCAATAGAATGGTGATGCTGATCAATGCACCACCTGGTCCCCAGAACAACGATCCCTGAAGATTTTAGAGCAGCACTTGACTGCCAAATCTGTCCAAGAACCAGATGTCATGGAACCTGGCCCTGCCCCCAATATCTGGACCACCCATGCTGGCCATgacatccttttcttccctgcaatTATCTCAGCAATCAAGAGGTGGATTCTCAGTATGTTGGTTCCATTGTTTTCAGGTTACACAAATGTGGGTATAAGTATTTGAACCATAGTAGCCTATTCCAGAAATGGAATTTATGGCAGGAGGAGACACTGGCAAGCTGTGGTCACTGTGCCATGACAAGTGAGGAAGATTTCCAGGTGCTATGCTACTTCTTGCTGACCCCACATGATTCTCCGCCCCCTCATCACGGCCTTGTCAAATCACCCAATCTATGTGGAACAATTATTTGTAATGTCAGGTGGAGCAAGTCCCCAGCACAGGACACTGTGTTTCTAGTCATGGCTGTTCACATCCACACTCCAGTAAGTCCCACCGTAGATCCAGGAGGAAACTTTGACAGTGGGAGGAAGGGGTACATGATGTGTGGTTTGCACCCTCTCTGTGGACATCCAGGGCACTAAGAGCCGCACTGGCCAGAGTCCTGATGcttgagggagagagaagaatccATCCATTCAGATCACATGGAGGTTTCTGACTCATTTCTTCCATTCCAGCTCAGGGAGCATATGGTCTCACCCTCACCTGCTCAGAGATCTTGAATAATATGCCTTCTCCCTGCATTTTGTCACCTGCCTTGGAGAACCCTCAGTAATCAAGATTTCAGAGACCTTTGCTTCATAGCAGCTCTAATTTGTAAACAAGGTTGAGCCTCTAGCAATGTTCTGGAACAGTCAGTCAGTGCATAGAAAAGTTGTACTTCTTCTTTGCATATGTGAAGCTGCAGGTCCAAATAAACAAAGTCCGTCTTAGTGAGATGGAGAGCTATGGCCTAGGTGTACGGCCTCAAACTTACTGCATGGTGTTGTCCCAATACCGGGTTCTCCTGCCATTGTAATCCATAGTCTATTTTCAGTCTCTGAGAATGTGAGTGCTCCAGGGACCTTGCCTGCTGCAGGTACTTGCGAGTTTGCATTTGAGTCTTTATGATATCTCCCAGCATGCTGATTTGAGAGCCCTTGCTGTAGTAACAGGTATCAGAATTTCACTAGGGCAGCATTTATGGCC comes from the Peromyscus maniculatus bairdii isolate BWxNUB_F1_BW_parent chromosome X, HU_Pman_BW_mat_3.1, whole genome shotgun sequence genome and includes:
- the LOC143270746 gene encoding uncharacterized protein LOC143270746 isoform X2, producing MLSLGADEQQEQQHGENAVVLKAGEKGGKRGLVQSELDQGELDQGELAPSTPAQEELAQSGLVQEATGVVEEGENKEEMEGAHAGDGSSGPMDKGIQAEGGHGSSVQQQPQQEAAMPEGTKSLQAGERLSFQSHTRFTKSQLQVPDRLFKETCYPSFQVRKDLARWMDVSEADVLDWFGTRRGSFRRSNRMVMLINAPPGPQNNDP
- the LOC143270746 gene encoding uncharacterized protein LOC143270746 isoform X1 produces the protein MLSLGADEQQEQQHAGENAVVLKAGEKGGKRGLVQSELDQGELDQGELAPSTPAQEELAQSGLVQEATGVVEEGENKEEMEGAHAGDGSSGPMDKGIQAEGGHGSSVQQQPQQEAAMPEGTKSLQAGERLSFQSHTRFTKSQLQVPDRLFKETCYPSFQVRKDLARWMDVSEADVLDWFGTRRGSFRRSNRMVMLINAPPGPQNNDP